A region from the Colwellia sp. PAMC 21821 genome encodes:
- a CDS encoding IS66 family transposase, protein MNDDAQSLPNNIEQLKAMLLAERKQSANQAARLQFLEEQFRLAQQQRFGVRSEGHPAQGDLFNEVEVVLDEVLATVESTPAVVKKKPVRQKLPKTLEREIIIHDLSDTEKTCDCCGESLHPMGESRSEKLEFIPAKVKVIEHVRLKYSCRTCEKEGVSTHVKSARVPLSPIPKGFATPSLLSQIITSKYQYALPLYRQESLFKQYGIALSRQTMSEWMMKCSELFKPLYEQLKKTLLQQYVIQADETTLNVINEDKAKCYMWLYCTGSDTPVHSDVPNIVLFDYQSSRAGQCPVDYLNGYTGYLQVDGYAGYEKTQATLAGCWAHARRKFKEADIAQPKGKTGKANMALSHIQKLYRLETQIKDKTAQEKYQQRQEKAKPILVQFYQWLEKANVPPKTALGKAIQYCKNQRHKLSRYIENGELSIDNNRAERAVKPFVIGRKNWLFSNTANGANTSAMLYSMIETAKANDLVPFDYLMHCLEQLTNSTLDINALLPWNVKLNKV, encoded by the coding sequence ATGAATGATGACGCGCAATCCTTACCCAATAACATTGAACAGCTCAAAGCGATGCTGTTGGCTGAGCGTAAGCAATCAGCTAACCAGGCCGCGAGATTGCAGTTTCTGGAGGAGCAGTTCCGCCTTGCTCAACAGCAACGCTTTGGTGTGCGAAGTGAAGGTCATCCTGCACAAGGTGATTTGTTTAATGAAGTCGAAGTCGTCCTTGATGAGGTTTTAGCAACGGTTGAGTCAACCCCTGCAGTTGTTAAGAAAAAACCGGTGAGACAAAAGCTCCCTAAAACGCTTGAGCGTGAAATTATAATTCATGATTTAAGCGACACAGAAAAGACCTGTGACTGCTGTGGTGAGTCATTGCATCCTATGGGTGAATCGCGCAGTGAGAAGCTTGAGTTTATTCCGGCAAAAGTTAAAGTGATTGAGCATGTACGACTCAAATACAGTTGTCGAACATGTGAAAAAGAAGGTGTTAGCACGCACGTTAAAAGTGCACGTGTCCCTCTCAGCCCAATACCTAAAGGGTTTGCAACGCCGTCATTGTTAAGTCAAATCATCACCAGTAAATATCAATATGCATTGCCGCTTTATCGCCAAGAAAGCTTGTTTAAGCAATACGGTATTGCATTAAGCCGGCAGACGATGAGCGAGTGGATGATGAAATGCAGCGAACTATTTAAGCCGCTTTATGAACAGTTAAAGAAAACGCTCTTACAGCAATATGTTATTCAAGCGGATGAAACCACGCTTAACGTGATTAATGAAGATAAAGCTAAGTGCTATATGTGGCTCTACTGCACGGGCAGTGATACGCCTGTGCACAGTGATGTGCCTAATATTGTGCTTTTTGATTATCAATCTAGTCGTGCGGGGCAATGTCCGGTTGATTATCTCAATGGATATACGGGCTATTTGCAAGTGGATGGCTATGCGGGTTATGAAAAAACGCAAGCAACCCTCGCGGGGTGTTGGGCACACGCGCGTCGAAAATTTAAAGAAGCAGACATCGCACAACCAAAAGGAAAAACAGGTAAGGCGAATATGGCGCTGAGCCATATTCAAAAGCTGTATCGATTAGAAACACAAATAAAAGATAAAACGGCGCAGGAAAAGTATCAACAGCGCCAGGAAAAAGCTAAGCCTATACTCGTACAGTTTTATCAATGGTTAGAAAAAGCCAACGTGCCACCCAAAACAGCCTTAGGTAAGGCTATTCAATACTGTAAAAATCAACGCCATAAACTCAGTCGTTATATTGAAAATGGTGAGCTAAGTATCGACAATAACCGTGCAGAGCGTGCCGTGAAACCGTTTGTGATTGGTCGAAAAAACTGGTTATTCTCAAACACCGCGAATGGCGCAAACACCAGTGCGATGCTTTACTCGATGATAGAAACAGCAAAAGCGAATGATTTAGTCCCGTTTGATTATCTCATGCATTGCCTTGAGCAATTAACCAACTCAACACTCGACATTAACGCATTATTACCTTGGAACGTAAAACTTAATAAAGTGTAG
- the pgi gene encoding glucose-6-phosphate isomerase, producing the protein MLTNSLAWQNLQIHYLDSKTIHLQSLFRIDPERFEKFTISASGLTLDYSKNHLVPETKKLLVDLAQQCGVKDKIEEMFSGAPINTTENRPVLHTALRNFSDEPVYVDGENIMPLVKSTLEKIKVFVNDVSSGVTKGYSGKAFTDIVAIGIGGSFLGPKIMSEALKPYRQKHLNVHYVANVDGCHIHDVLSGLDPETTLVITSSKTLTTQETLRNTESAKEWFLKQADVADIQHNFACVSSNIEAAKSFGISEKNIFPMWDWVGGRYSIWSAIGLPLAMGIGYENYLAFLNGAYEMDEHFRQTPFEENMPVIMALLGVWYRNFHGAQSQVLLPYYHYLRGLPAYIQQLDMESNGKSVNLDNQETNYDTGPIIWGSEGTNGQHSFHQLIHQSKTPIPVDFILPLNPHVDISDHHDMLIANCLGQSQALMEGQSKEQVIAAMTKAKCSTDEISYLSSHKVMKGNKPSNTLLMPKLTPKALGSLIALYEHKVFVQGVIWQINSFDQWGVELGKALGNEIFSKLTNIDMPLDMDGSTKGLIDICRKRRTIS; encoded by the coding sequence ATGTTAACTAATTCACTGGCATGGCAAAACTTACAAATTCATTATTTAGACAGTAAAACAATACACTTACAATCTTTGTTTCGAATTGACCCTGAGCGGTTTGAAAAATTCACCATATCAGCATCAGGGCTAACTTTAGATTACTCAAAAAATCATTTAGTCCCTGAAACGAAAAAATTGCTGGTTGATTTAGCACAGCAATGTGGTGTTAAAGACAAAATAGAAGAAATGTTTTCAGGGGCGCCAATTAACACCACTGAAAACCGCCCCGTTCTACATACCGCCCTGCGTAATTTTTCTGATGAGCCCGTCTATGTTGATGGTGAAAACATTATGCCATTGGTCAAAAGCACTTTAGAGAAAATAAAAGTGTTTGTGAATGACGTTTCTTCAGGTGTTACAAAAGGTTATAGCGGCAAGGCTTTTACAGATATTGTCGCTATTGGCATTGGTGGCTCATTTTTAGGGCCTAAAATAATGTCTGAAGCTTTAAAGCCTTACCGTCAAAAGCACTTGAATGTACATTACGTTGCCAATGTTGATGGTTGTCATATTCATGACGTGTTGTCAGGTTTAGACCCTGAAACGACTTTAGTGATCACCTCATCAAAAACATTAACCACGCAAGAAACCCTTAGAAACACTGAGTCGGCTAAAGAATGGTTCTTGAAACAAGCCGATGTCGCTGACATTCAGCACAACTTTGCCTGTGTTTCTAGTAATATTGAAGCGGCGAAAAGCTTTGGTATTAGTGAGAAAAACATCTTCCCTATGTGGGATTGGGTCGGTGGTCGTTACTCTATTTGGTCTGCTATTGGTTTACCGCTTGCTATGGGTATTGGCTATGAAAATTACTTAGCGTTTTTAAATGGCGCTTATGAAATGGACGAGCATTTTAGACAAACACCATTTGAAGAAAATATGCCGGTAATTATGGCATTGCTTGGCGTTTGGTATAGAAACTTCCACGGTGCTCAGTCACAAGTATTGCTGCCCTATTATCATTATTTACGTGGTTTGCCGGCTTACATACAGCAACTTGATATGGAAAGTAACGGTAAATCGGTGAATTTAGATAACCAAGAAACTAACTATGATACCGGCCCTATTATTTGGGGTAGTGAAGGTACTAATGGACAACATTCATTTCATCAGTTAATCCATCAAAGTAAGACCCCAATACCAGTCGACTTTATTCTACCGCTTAACCCGCATGTAGATATTTCAGATCATCATGACATGCTAATTGCTAACTGTTTAGGCCAAAGCCAAGCGTTAATGGAAGGTCAATCTAAAGAACAAGTTATTGCCGCCATGACTAAAGCAAAATGTAGTACCGATGAAATAAGTTATTTGTCATCTCATAAAGTCATGAAAGGTAATAAACCCAGTAACACCTTATTAATGCCAAAATTAACACCTAAAGCTTTAGGCAGTCTTATTGCATTGTATGAGCATAAAGTATTTGTGCAAGGCGTAATCTGGCAAATAAACTCATTTGACCAATGGGGTGTAGAATTAGGTAAAGCACTCGGCAATGAAATATTCAGTAAGCTTACTAATATAGATATGCCTTTAGATATGGACGGTTCAACCAAAGGCTTGATCGATATTTGTCGTAAAAGACGCACCATAAGTTAA
- a CDS encoding HAD family hydrolase — MTESKALSRHNSINLVIFDCDGVLVDSEILSQRVLLSMLAEVGVVVSEDYFLINFLGYNFEHVTAKVFADFAVTLTSEFRQRYRAALIEVFASELQKTEHLDRILSQLKVNSCVATSGSPEKVKHSLHYTKLEQYFDDRVFTSSEVKNGKPAPDLFLHSAKKMGVEPHNCLVIEDSNAGIRAAQAANMHVIRYIGASHLKNKDIATQILDDVSTIVHWDQLFELVPSLISSVNNER, encoded by the coding sequence AATCTAAGGCTTTATCCAGACATAACTCCATAAATTTGGTCATCTTTGATTGCGATGGTGTATTAGTAGATAGCGAAATATTAAGCCAACGCGTACTCCTTAGTATGCTTGCAGAAGTCGGTGTGGTGGTTTCAGAAGATTATTTTCTGATCAACTTCTTAGGCTATAATTTTGAGCATGTTACCGCTAAAGTTTTCGCCGACTTTGCTGTTACGTTAACGAGCGAATTCCGCCAGCGCTATCGAGCAGCATTAATAGAAGTATTTGCCTCGGAGTTACAAAAAACTGAGCACCTTGACCGGATATTATCCCAACTTAAGGTCAATAGCTGTGTTGCTACTAGTGGCAGTCCCGAAAAAGTAAAACATTCGTTGCACTATACCAAGCTTGAACAGTATTTTGACGACCGAGTATTTACCTCATCTGAGGTAAAAAATGGCAAACCAGCACCAGATTTGTTTTTACACTCAGCTAAAAAAATGGGCGTTGAACCTCATAACTGCTTAGTGATAGAAGATTCTAATGCGGGTATCCGTGCTGCTCAGGCGGCCAATATGCATGTAATCAGGTATATTGGGGCTAGTCATTTGAAAAATAAAGATATTGCTACTCAAATACTCGATGATGTTAGTACAATAGTACATTGGGACCAGTTATTTGAACTAGTTCCTTCGCTAATTTCATCAGTTAATAACGAGAGGTAA
- a CDS encoding glycogen/starch synthase: MKILMAAAENDALPRGKVGGIGDVVRDIPLALGKIDQEVDVVIPGYGSFSKLEGAKHITSIDVTFGGQHEKIDIFKVSFKNSTKNTSKNVTQWVIEHPLFAIGGEGKIYCDDPSNRPFASDASKFALFSAAVAKAVISDVFGKIDVLHLHDWHTAMVSVLRAFDPEYQQLKAIKTVFTIHNIALQGIRPFDGDESSLKAWFPYLAFDYSKINDPRYHDCYNPMRAGITLSDKVHAVSPTYAKEILLPSNIEQGHFGGEGLEHDLRFAAETGRLHGILNGCEYPDSADAPLKLKALLKLSAKEVIKWLGDKPLVDQAHLIAATRLEQIANIKYKKQPLVLTSVGRITDQKVRLFQEIMPNGKTALEHLLTILADDGVFILLGSGDKKLEEFLAKIAVNNSNFIFLKGYSEALSINMYNSGDLFLMPSSFEPCGISQMLAMRAGQPCLAHSVGGLSDTISHNVNGFTFNGDTPQQQAENMLSCFHSVLALKKHSPTEWATISDNALKSRYLWSDVAHDYIKHLYSH; this comes from the coding sequence ATGAAAATATTAATGGCTGCCGCCGAAAATGATGCATTACCCCGTGGAAAAGTAGGGGGTATTGGAGATGTTGTACGAGATATTCCGCTTGCCTTAGGTAAAATTGACCAAGAAGTTGATGTGGTGATTCCTGGCTACGGGAGTTTTTCTAAATTAGAAGGGGCAAAGCACATCACCTCTATAGACGTGACGTTTGGCGGACAGCACGAAAAAATTGATATTTTCAAAGTATCTTTTAAAAACTCAACGAAAAACACATCAAAAAATGTTACTCAATGGGTAATTGAGCATCCTTTATTTGCCATAGGCGGAGAAGGAAAAATTTATTGTGATGACCCAAGCAATCGACCTTTTGCGTCTGATGCCAGTAAATTTGCTTTATTTAGTGCTGCTGTTGCTAAAGCGGTAATTAGCGATGTTTTTGGTAAAATAGACGTATTGCATTTACATGACTGGCATACCGCTATGGTGTCAGTGTTACGTGCCTTTGATCCTGAATACCAGCAACTAAAAGCGATTAAAACCGTTTTCACTATTCATAATATTGCATTACAGGGTATTAGACCTTTCGATGGTGATGAATCATCGTTAAAGGCTTGGTTTCCGTATTTAGCGTTCGATTATAGTAAAATTAACGATCCTCGTTATCACGATTGCTATAACCCTATGCGTGCAGGTATTACACTGTCGGATAAAGTGCATGCGGTTTCTCCTACTTATGCAAAAGAAATATTACTGCCTAGCAATATTGAACAAGGGCACTTTGGTGGTGAAGGTTTAGAGCATGATTTACGTTTTGCCGCTGAAACTGGCAGGCTACATGGTATATTGAATGGTTGTGAGTACCCTGACAGTGCAGATGCACCCCTTAAACTAAAAGCATTATTAAAGTTGTCCGCCAAAGAAGTAATCAAATGGCTTGGAGATAAGCCTTTAGTGGATCAAGCACACTTAATTGCCGCAACTCGTTTAGAGCAAATAGCAAATATAAAGTATAAAAAACAACCCTTAGTATTAACTTCAGTTGGGCGTATTACCGATCAAAAAGTTCGTCTTTTTCAAGAAATAATGCCCAATGGTAAAACCGCTTTAGAGCACTTATTAACGATATTAGCTGATGATGGCGTTTTTATTTTATTAGGCAGTGGCGACAAAAAACTAGAAGAGTTTCTAGCAAAAATAGCTGTAAATAATAGTAACTTTATTTTTCTAAAAGGCTATTCAGAAGCGCTATCGATTAACATGTATAACTCTGGCGATTTATTTTTAATGCCAAGTTCATTCGAACCTTGTGGTATTAGCCAAATGTTAGCAATGCGAGCAGGACAGCCTTGTTTAGCCCATAGTGTTGGTGGTTTAAGTGACACAATAAGCCATAACGTAAATGGCTTTACGTTTAATGGTGACACCCCTCAGCAGCAAGCCGAAAATATGCTCAGTTGTTTCCATTCAGTGTTAGCACTTAAAAAGCATAGTCCCACAGAATGGGCAACAATCTCAGACAATGCCTTAAAGTCACGATATTTATGGAGTGACGTCGCTCATGATTATATTAAACACTTATATAGTCATTAA
- the tnpB gene encoding IS66 family insertion sequence element accessory protein TnpB (TnpB, as the term is used for proteins encoded by IS66 family insertion elements, is considered an accessory protein, since TnpC, encoded by a neighboring gene, is a DDE family transposase.), whose protein sequence is MKMFVDVPEVYLYRNVVDFRKSINGLVMIVEQQMQVSPLTGSVFVFCNKGRDKLKVLYWDKTGFALWYKRLEKDKFKWPNKLTSTSLDLSEQQLHWLFNGFDVLGHQAIRYDTVAL, encoded by the coding sequence ATGAAAATGTTTGTTGATGTGCCAGAGGTCTATCTTTATCGTAACGTCGTTGATTTTAGAAAATCTATCAATGGCTTAGTCATGATTGTTGAACAACAAATGCAAGTATCACCGCTAACCGGCAGCGTCTTTGTGTTTTGCAATAAAGGGCGAGATAAACTTAAGGTGTTGTATTGGGATAAAACCGGTTTTGCTTTGTGGTATAAACGGCTTGAAAAAGACAAGTTTAAATGGCCCAATAAACTTACTTCAACATCACTTGATTTATCTGAGCAGCAATTGCATTGGCTGTTTAACGGCTTTGATGTGCTGGGACATCAAGCTATTCGTTATGACACGGTTGCCTTATAA
- a CDS encoding M14 family metallopeptidase, with amino-acid sequence MLKKYAHLLSSLLISFVYLFSLSANSTEPMWPGSDYSPSIPTFKDVLGYDVGEKITNHGDMLRYFEALERAAPKQIKLFEYGRTWEGRKLIYAAIGNRDVIANLNGFADKMQKLSDPRITDKSAAKALIDQLPSSVWLGYGVHGNEISSTDAAMMTAYHLLAAPNETTNRKILKNTIVFIDPLQNPDGRTRFTSRYYATVGMHHSDDRLSAEHNEPWPSGRSNHYLFDMNRDWLAITQPETAGRIRAMNHYRPLVVIDLHEMGGDSSYYFSPAAQPFNPHMTKTQIDNMTAIGKNHGKHFDRHGFDYFTREVFDAFYPGYGDSWPIFYGASASTYEVSSSRGELFKKKTGETLTYKNTVQRHFVASISTAEGVADNHNKLLNDYYNYQTSAIKAGKNNKERVYILPNKRNVAGSHRLATLMAEHGVEVKQANNDFKHCGKSYQAGAYIIDTAQPKGRFVKTTFTQQVDMSSAFVKEQERRRARKLDDEIYDVTGWSLPLMFDVDVDACSKAVKVASHKIDSNDKLVGKVINPDATVAYLVPWGDMAAGRFLTAALQQSITLKSADKAFTLEDNQKFTAGTLIIEKRSNDDDLAAKIISIAKNTGAQVQGVNSSWVTQGPSFGSSNTVTMSAPKIAMAWDNPVSSLSAGNTRFVIERQFNYPVTAIRTLTLKSADLSNYQVLILPSGDYKELLGVSGADNIKQWVKRGGVLITLGRATQFAAEHDIALLDVKRERAFKEKADDKSKPAKELEGESMVDGQLFTTKDELVSASENTKESPDFVAGVLANIEVDQEHWLTAGVHENLTAIAYGSDIYAPIKLASGKNLAWFSDAENVLASGYLWAENKKQLAYKPYLIHQPMGRGMVIAFTQEPTTRAYLDGLNVMLMNTIFRAAAHATPLK; translated from the coding sequence ATGCTAAAAAAATACGCCCATTTACTGTCTTCACTGCTTATCAGCTTTGTTTACTTATTTTCGTTATCAGCCAATAGTACAGAGCCAATGTGGCCTGGCAGTGATTATTCCCCTTCAATTCCTACTTTTAAAGATGTGCTGGGGTACGACGTTGGCGAAAAAATCACTAACCATGGTGATATGCTACGTTACTTTGAAGCACTAGAACGTGCAGCGCCAAAGCAGATTAAACTCTTTGAATACGGGCGCACATGGGAAGGTCGTAAGCTTATATATGCAGCCATTGGTAACCGTGATGTTATCGCAAACCTCAATGGCTTTGCCGATAAAATGCAAAAGCTGTCTGATCCACGCATTACCGATAAAAGTGCGGCTAAAGCGTTAATTGACCAACTACCTTCTTCAGTATGGCTAGGTTATGGCGTGCATGGCAATGAAATTAGTAGTACCGATGCGGCAATGATGACGGCGTATCATTTACTCGCCGCACCAAATGAAACAACCAACCGTAAAATATTAAAAAACACCATTGTTTTTATTGACCCATTACAAAACCCTGATGGCCGTACCCGATTTACCAGTCGTTATTACGCCACTGTTGGCATGCATCACAGTGATGATAGATTAAGCGCCGAGCATAATGAGCCTTGGCCAAGTGGTCGTTCTAATCACTATCTGTTTGATATGAATAGAGATTGGTTAGCAATAACACAACCTGAAACCGCAGGTCGCATTCGTGCTATGAATCATTATCGTCCTCTAGTGGTAATTGATTTACATGAAATGGGCGGTGATAGCAGTTACTACTTTTCGCCTGCCGCACAACCTTTTAATCCGCACATGACCAAAACACAAATCGATAATATGACTGCGATTGGTAAAAACCATGGTAAACATTTTGACCGCCACGGTTTTGATTACTTTACCCGTGAAGTGTTTGATGCCTTTTATCCAGGGTATGGTGACAGTTGGCCGATATTCTATGGTGCTTCTGCGTCAACCTATGAAGTTTCTTCTTCAAGAGGTGAGCTATTTAAGAAAAAAACGGGAGAAACCTTAACCTATAAAAATACCGTTCAACGACATTTTGTTGCGTCAATTTCTACCGCTGAAGGCGTAGCTGATAATCATAATAAGTTACTTAATGACTATTATAACTATCAAACCAGCGCGATTAAAGCCGGTAAAAACAACAAAGAGCGAGTTTATATTTTACCTAACAAACGCAATGTTGCAGGAAGTCATCGCCTTGCAACACTCATGGCAGAACATGGTGTTGAAGTTAAGCAAGCCAACAACGACTTTAAACACTGTGGTAAAAGCTATCAAGCGGGGGCTTATATTATCGATACGGCTCAACCTAAAGGTCGCTTTGTTAAAACAACTTTTACCCAGCAAGTTGATATGTCATCGGCATTTGTGAAAGAGCAAGAGCGCCGTCGCGCTAGAAAATTAGATGATGAAATCTATGATGTCACGGGGTGGTCATTGCCGTTAATGTTCGATGTTGATGTTGATGCCTGCTCAAAAGCGGTCAAAGTAGCCAGTCATAAAATTGATAGCAATGATAAACTTGTTGGCAAGGTTATTAATCCTGATGCTACAGTTGCCTATTTAGTGCCTTGGGGTGATATGGCCGCAGGTCGATTTTTAACGGCTGCATTGCAACAAAGTATTACGCTTAAAAGTGCCGATAAAGCCTTTACCTTAGAAGATAATCAAAAGTTTACTGCGGGTACACTAATCATAGAAAAGCGCAGTAATGATGATGACTTAGCCGCTAAAATAATCAGCATAGCCAAAAATACAGGTGCGCAAGTTCAAGGGGTTAATTCAAGTTGGGTGACTCAAGGCCCAAGTTTTGGCAGTAGCAATACGGTGACTATGTCAGCGCCGAAAATCGCTATGGCATGGGATAACCCAGTGAGTTCGCTAAGTGCCGGTAACACGCGCTTTGTTATTGAACGCCAGTTTAATTACCCTGTTACCGCAATACGCACGCTTACCCTTAAAAGTGCTGATTTATCAAATTACCAAGTACTTATTTTACCTTCAGGTGACTATAAAGAACTGCTGGGTGTAAGTGGCGCTGATAATATCAAGCAATGGGTTAAACGTGGTGGTGTGTTGATCACGCTAGGTCGTGCAACGCAATTTGCCGCCGAGCATGATATTGCTTTGCTCGATGTTAAAAGAGAGCGCGCGTTTAAAGAGAAAGCAGACGATAAATCTAAACCAGCAAAAGAGCTTGAAGGTGAGTCAATGGTTGATGGGCAGTTATTCACGACTAAAGACGAGTTAGTTTCAGCCAGTGAGAATACCAAAGAAAGCCCAGACTTTGTTGCCGGAGTATTGGCTAATATTGAAGTCGACCAAGAACATTGGTTAACTGCGGGAGTGCATGAAAACCTAACGGCTATTGCTTATGGCAGCGATATTTATGCGCCAATAAAGTTAGCGTCAGGTAAAAATTTGGCATGGTTTAGCGATGCTGAAAATGTTTTGGCAAGCGGTTACTTATGGGCAGAAAATAAAAAGCAATTAGCTTATAAGCCTTATCTGATTCATCAACCTATGGGCCGAGGCATGGTTATCGCTTTTACCCAAGAGCCAACCACAAGAGCTTATTTAGATGGTTTAAATGTTATGCTGATGAATACGATTTTCAGAGCAGCAGCGCATGCAACACCGTTAAAATAA
- a CDS encoding sugar-binding transcriptional regulator, whose protein sequence is MLKRSNAEIRKLDDAAKAGWLYYVAGNTQEEIAKKLNVSRQSAQRMVALSVSEGLIKVRLEHPIAKCMDLQLKVKNRFGLQSCIVVPSDENEPMSTLGLAQAGAKEIELHLKSTEPKVIAMGTGRVLRACVEELALLNCEQHQIVALLGNMASDGSASSYDVVMRMAEHINAKHYPMPLPVLPSSKEEKEQLHAQRYIANNLKLAAQADVTFVGVGNLAINSPLHIDGFVTPKELKELQTKGAVGELISWVLDINGNLIDCAVNQRVASTPLKVNSDKAVYAIAAGEEKVFAILGALRSKLINGLITNEYTAERILSID, encoded by the coding sequence GTGTTAAAGCGATCTAATGCAGAAATAAGAAAGTTAGACGATGCAGCTAAAGCAGGTTGGCTCTATTATGTTGCCGGCAATACGCAAGAAGAAATAGCTAAAAAACTTAATGTCTCTCGTCAATCTGCACAACGCATGGTCGCCTTGTCGGTGAGCGAAGGCTTAATTAAAGTCCGGTTAGAACATCCAATAGCTAAGTGTATGGACTTACAATTAAAAGTTAAAAATCGCTTTGGACTGCAATCTTGTATTGTTGTGCCAAGTGATGAAAATGAGCCAATGTCTACCTTAGGTCTTGCTCAAGCGGGAGCTAAAGAAATAGAGCTGCATTTAAAATCAACAGAGCCAAAAGTAATAGCGATGGGAACAGGTCGAGTTTTAAGGGCTTGTGTCGAAGAATTGGCTTTATTGAACTGTGAGCAACATCAGATAGTTGCCTTACTAGGTAACATGGCTTCTGATGGCTCGGCCTCGTCATACGATGTTGTTATGCGTATGGCTGAACACATTAACGCTAAACATTACCCTATGCCATTACCTGTACTACCTAGTAGTAAGGAAGAAAAAGAACAGTTGCATGCGCAACGTTATATCGCCAATAACTTAAAGTTAGCAGCACAAGCCGATGTAACTTTTGTCGGTGTTGGTAATTTAGCGATTAATTCACCGCTTCATATCGATGGTTTTGTTACCCCTAAAGAGCTCAAAGAATTACAGACCAAAGGCGCTGTAGGTGAGTTGATTAGTTGGGTTTTAGATATCAATGGAAACTTAATTGACTGCGCCGTTAACCAACGAGTCGCCAGTACCCCGTTAAAAGTAAACTCTGATAAAGCGGTATATGCTATTGCTGCCGGTGAAGAAAAAGTCTTTGCCATTCTTGGCGCCCTCAGATCGAAATTAATTAATGGTTTAATCACCAATGAATACACCGCTGAGCGTATATTGAGCATTGATTAA
- a CDS encoding carbohydrate kinase, producing MTFKVAVFGEAVFDMIKQENGDYRPFIGGSPYNVARSFSRQGLDCSYLSPISNDIFGDEIYKSAVDEGISIPANNRSFQATSLALVYKNEQGNPDYRLYRKSVADLDINAQKLLDILPKDLDLFHTGSLALVPEMIDVLIPVMTTLKARGVKISIDVNVRKGVEVNHAKYVQAIAQLITYADIVKVSDEDLLLQDLIGDPEHLASAILEDMTDGMVVLTLGENGAHFITEHVNIKQAVFQAVPMGDTVGAGDTFFSAMLAQLLRDNALTPSAQKADLAYALKFGSLAASINVSKIGCQPPTQAEVLSQLDGAASV from the coding sequence ATGACATTTAAAGTAGCTGTTTTCGGTGAAGCTGTTTTTGACATGATCAAGCAGGAAAATGGCGATTATCGTCCTTTTATTGGTGGTTCTCCATATAATGTAGCAAGAAGTTTTTCTAGACAAGGGCTCGACTGTAGTTACTTGTCACCTATTTCGAATGATATATTCGGAGATGAAATATACAAATCTGCAGTTGATGAAGGGATAAGTATCCCGGCTAACAACCGATCATTTCAAGCAACCTCATTAGCTTTAGTGTATAAAAATGAGCAAGGCAATCCTGATTACAGATTGTATCGTAAGTCAGTGGCTGATCTAGATATTAACGCGCAAAAGCTTCTAGACATTTTACCGAAAGATTTAGACCTTTTTCATACCGGCTCTTTAGCCCTTGTACCAGAAATGATCGATGTATTAATCCCGGTAATGACCACGCTAAAAGCTAGAGGCGTAAAAATTAGTATTGATGTTAATGTCCGTAAAGGCGTTGAAGTTAATCACGCAAAATATGTTCAGGCCATCGCACAATTAATTACCTACGCCGACATTGTCAAAGTCAGTGATGAAGATTTACTATTGCAAGACTTAATCGGTGATCCTGAGCATTTAGCTAGCGCTATACTTGAGGATATGACAGATGGTATGGTAGTACTGACCTTGGGTGAAAACGGCGCTCATTTTATTACTGAACACGTTAATATTAAACAAGCTGTATTTCAAGCCGTGCCCATGGGAGATACTGTAGGCGCTGGAGATACCTTCTTTTCAGCAATGCTGGCTCAATTACTTCGTGATAATGCGCTAACACCTTCAGCTCAGAAAGCAGACTTAGCTTATGCCTTAAAGTTCGGCTCTTTAGCTGCTTCTATCAACGTATCAAAAATTGGTTGTCAACCACCGACTCAAGCAGAAGTGTTAAGTCAATTAGATGGGGCTGCTAGCGTTTAA